The following are encoded in a window of Phragmites australis chromosome 22, lpPhrAust1.1, whole genome shotgun sequence genomic DNA:
- the LOC133904671 gene encoding transcription initiation factor TFIID subunit 4b-like isoform X2 → MSKTSDSQLQATEQEESAQESQQAGQQRVNVADQLSKPNLVTEDSKNEQAVKVEQDNYHLKQEQPENQLQQAETNSFQLAEKETGYFGQQNFAGSKLDVVQPSVVQQHVKQISGQQAPSGAQDTRKGPSIPFNMLIPILQAHLDRDKDMQLQTVWAKLRRNEVHKDDFLRVIRNIVGDQMLKQAAHKVFVQMQAQAQRNNQANPSQHSVFSQVSAHQIPSSGSAQLHDQKVHPPGPPNQSQKSQVSSSPQAFASSSGTQAQNSVHYLAHDNPNQNPDAKGTNARPNQPPAMNSAISLQTRNKQQQPTQFQQASQQIYGTSNPGAQAYPRSITGSTPLRSPSPISETQPSMHAHGMAPAKLGPPPTHPMMQHNAVPWQMQQNNELKTNALPPSVNTKQNSGSAGKARLVGTGNSSAKLLGKQASGGAKTNKKSGGQKKSLEAAGSTQPPSSKKQKTSGAFQEQSIDQLNDVTAVSGVNLREEEEQLLSAPKEESLASQAARRIAQEEEEKLFLRKGPLLKKLTELTLKYDLKNISGDVEHCLSMCVEERLRRFVSTLIRVSKQRIDTEKTGHRLVITSDVGRQILLMNQEAKEEWDKKQAEEADKNKKQTEVDGSGVTELEKEKEENRAKNVKPNKEEDDKMRTTAANVAARQAVGGSDMLSKWQLMAEQARQKREGLDVAAASQAGRGPASRPSPMHGKGPGDHQEASKRSHSTAFGTGGMKRPGRGVVGPQRTISVKDVISVLEREPQMTKSRLIYRLYERLPGYSTAD, encoded by the exons ATGTCAAAAACTTCAGATAGTCAGCTGCAAGCAACAGAGCAGGAAGAAAGTGCCCAGGAAAGTCAACAAGCAGGACAGCAGCGTGTGAATGTAGCAGATCAATTGTCCAAACCAAACTTGGTAACTGAAGATTCAAAAAATGAACAAGCTGTCAAAGTAGAACAAGACAATTACCACCTAAAACAAGAACAGCCAGAAAATCAACTGCAACAGGCCGAAACAAATAGCTTCCagttagctgaaaaagaaacagGATATTTTGGTCAACAGAATTTTGCTGGCTCCAAGTTGGACGTAGTTCAGCCCTCGGTGGTTCAACAGCATGTAAAACAAATTTCTGGTCAGCAAGCGCCATCTGGTGCCCAGGATACAAGGAAAGGGCCATCTATACCATTTAACATGTTAATTCCAATCCTACAGGCACATCTTGACAGAGACAAAGATATGCAGCTTCAAACTGTATGGGCAAAACTTAGG CGTAATGAAGTCCATAAAGATGATTTCCTAAGAGTCATCAGGAATATTGTTGGGGATCAAATGCTCAAGCAGGCAGCCCATAAAGTTTTTGTACAG ATGCAAGCCCAGGCACAAAGAAATAACCAGGCAAATCCAAGTCAGCATTCTGTATTCTCTCAAGTGTCTGCACATCAGATTCCTTCCAGTGGTTCAGCACAGTTACATGATCAAAAAGTTCACCCACCTGGCCCGCCTAACCAGAGTCAGAAAAGTCAGGTGTCATCTTCACCTCAGGCctttgcatcatcatcaggcACTCAAGCGCAAAACAGTGTACACTATCTTGCTCATGATAACCCCAACCAAAACCCTGATGCAAAGGGGACAAATGCTAGGCCAAATCAACCACCTGCAATGAACTCAGCAATTTCATTGCAAACAAGGAACAAGCAGCAACAACCCACACAATTCCAGCAGGCCTCACAGCAAATATATGGAACGAGTAACCCTGGTGCACAGGCTTACCCACGGTCAATCACTGGTTCAACACCTCTTAGATCACCAAGTCCAATATCGGAAACACAGCCATCCATGCATGCTCATGGAATGGCTCCTGCAAAACTTGGCCCCCCTCCCACTCATCCAATGATGCAGCACAATGCAGTTCCATggcaaatgcaacaaaacaatgAATTGAAAACCAATGCTCTCCCTCCAAGTGTGAATACAAAACAAAATTCCGGATCTGCTGGCAAGGCTCGCTTGGTTGGCACAGGAAATTCTTCAGCTAAGTTGCTAGGAAAGCAG GCTAGTGGAGGTGCAAAGACTAACAAGAAATCCGGTGGACAGAAGAAATCGTTGGAAGCAGCAGGCTCTACACAGCCACCTTCCAG CAAAAAGCAGAAGACATCTGGTGCCTTCCAGGAGCAAAGcattgatcaacttaatgatgTCACAGCTGTTAGTGGTGTTAATCTTAGG gaggaggaagaacagCTACTGTCTGCCCCAAAGGAAGAGAGCCTTGCCTCGCAAGCAGCACGAAGAAttgcacaagaagaagaagaaaaactctTTTTACGAAAGGGCCCACTTCTGAAGAAACTAACAGAACTCA CTCTCAAATACGATCTAAAAAACATTAGTGGTGATGTTGAGCATTGTTTATCAATG TGTGTGGAAGAGCGATTGAGAAGATTCGTAAGTACTCTCATAAGAGTTTCTAAACAG AGAATCGACACTGAAAAGACTGGGCATCGACTAGTTATTACTTCAGATGTTGGTCGTCAAATTTTGCTGATGAACCAGGAAGCTAAAGAAGAATGGGATAAAAAACAAGCAGAAGAAGCTgacaagaacaagaaacaaACTGAG GTTGATGGCAGTGGTGTTACAGAattggaaaaggaaaaagaggaaAATCGTGCAAAGAATGTCAAG CCCaataaagaagaagatgataaaatgaGAACAACTGCTGCAAATGTTGCTGCCCGACAAGCAGTTGGAGGTAGTGATATGCTCTCAAAGTGGCAGCTGATGGCTGAACAAGCGAGACAGAAACGAGAAGGCCTTGATGTGGCTGCTGCTTCACAGGCAGGTAGAGGACCAGCGTCAAGGCCATCACCCATGCATGGAAAAGGTCCTGGCGACCACCAGGAAGCTTCAAAGAGGAGCCATTCGACTGCATTTGGAACTG GAGGCATGAAAAGACCTGGCAGGGGTGTTGTCGGTCCGCAACGAACCATCTCCGTCAAGGATGTGATCAGCGTCCTCGAGAGGGAACCTCAGATGACGAAATCGCGGCTCATCTACCGGCTGTACGAGCGGTTGCCTGGATATTCTACCGCAGATTAG
- the LOC133904671 gene encoding transcription initiation factor TFIID subunit 4b-like isoform X1, producing the protein MSKTSDSQLQATEQEESAQESQQAGQQRVNVADQLSKPNLVTEDSKNEQAVKVEQDNYHLKQEQPENQLQQAETNSFQLAEKETGYFGQQNFAGSKLDVVQPSVVQQHVKQISGQQAPSGAQDTRKGPSIPFNMLIPILQAHLDRDKDMQLQTVWAKLRRNEVHKDDFLRVIRNIVGDQMLKQAAHKVFVQMQAQAQRNNQANPSQHSVFSQVSAHQIPSSGSAQLHDQKVHPPGPPNQSQKSQVSSSPQAFASSSGTQAQNSVHYLAHDNPNQNPDAKGTNARPNQPPAMNSAISLQTRNKQQQPTQFQQASQQIYGTSNPGAQAYPRSITGSTPLRSPSPISETQPSMHAHGMAPAKLGPPPTHPMMQHNAVPWQMQQNNELKTNALPPSVNTKQNSGSAGKARLVGTGNSSAKLLGKQGPPNTSTPQASGGAKTNKKSGGQKKSLEAAGSTQPPSSKKQKTSGAFQEQSIDQLNDVTAVSGVNLREEEEQLLSAPKEESLASQAARRIAQEEEEKLFLRKGPLLKKLTELTLKYDLKNISGDVEHCLSMCVEERLRRFVSTLIRVSKQRIDTEKTGHRLVITSDVGRQILLMNQEAKEEWDKKQAEEADKNKKQTEVDGSGVTELEKEKEENRAKNVKPNKEEDDKMRTTAANVAARQAVGGSDMLSKWQLMAEQARQKREGLDVAAASQAGRGPASRPSPMHGKGPGDHQEASKRSHSTAFGTGGMKRPGRGVVGPQRTISVKDVISVLEREPQMTKSRLIYRLYERLPGYSTAD; encoded by the exons ATGTCAAAAACTTCAGATAGTCAGCTGCAAGCAACAGAGCAGGAAGAAAGTGCCCAGGAAAGTCAACAAGCAGGACAGCAGCGTGTGAATGTAGCAGATCAATTGTCCAAACCAAACTTGGTAACTGAAGATTCAAAAAATGAACAAGCTGTCAAAGTAGAACAAGACAATTACCACCTAAAACAAGAACAGCCAGAAAATCAACTGCAACAGGCCGAAACAAATAGCTTCCagttagctgaaaaagaaacagGATATTTTGGTCAACAGAATTTTGCTGGCTCCAAGTTGGACGTAGTTCAGCCCTCGGTGGTTCAACAGCATGTAAAACAAATTTCTGGTCAGCAAGCGCCATCTGGTGCCCAGGATACAAGGAAAGGGCCATCTATACCATTTAACATGTTAATTCCAATCCTACAGGCACATCTTGACAGAGACAAAGATATGCAGCTTCAAACTGTATGGGCAAAACTTAGG CGTAATGAAGTCCATAAAGATGATTTCCTAAGAGTCATCAGGAATATTGTTGGGGATCAAATGCTCAAGCAGGCAGCCCATAAAGTTTTTGTACAG ATGCAAGCCCAGGCACAAAGAAATAACCAGGCAAATCCAAGTCAGCATTCTGTATTCTCTCAAGTGTCTGCACATCAGATTCCTTCCAGTGGTTCAGCACAGTTACATGATCAAAAAGTTCACCCACCTGGCCCGCCTAACCAGAGTCAGAAAAGTCAGGTGTCATCTTCACCTCAGGCctttgcatcatcatcaggcACTCAAGCGCAAAACAGTGTACACTATCTTGCTCATGATAACCCCAACCAAAACCCTGATGCAAAGGGGACAAATGCTAGGCCAAATCAACCACCTGCAATGAACTCAGCAATTTCATTGCAAACAAGGAACAAGCAGCAACAACCCACACAATTCCAGCAGGCCTCACAGCAAATATATGGAACGAGTAACCCTGGTGCACAGGCTTACCCACGGTCAATCACTGGTTCAACACCTCTTAGATCACCAAGTCCAATATCGGAAACACAGCCATCCATGCATGCTCATGGAATGGCTCCTGCAAAACTTGGCCCCCCTCCCACTCATCCAATGATGCAGCACAATGCAGTTCCATggcaaatgcaacaaaacaatgAATTGAAAACCAATGCTCTCCCTCCAAGTGTGAATACAAAACAAAATTCCGGATCTGCTGGCAAGGCTCGCTTGGTTGGCACAGGAAATTCTTCAGCTAAGTTGCTAGGAAAGCAG GGCCCCCCTAACACATCTACACCACAGGCTAGTGGAGGTGCAAAGACTAACAAGAAATCCGGTGGACAGAAGAAATCGTTGGAAGCAGCAGGCTCTACACAGCCACCTTCCAG CAAAAAGCAGAAGACATCTGGTGCCTTCCAGGAGCAAAGcattgatcaacttaatgatgTCACAGCTGTTAGTGGTGTTAATCTTAGG gaggaggaagaacagCTACTGTCTGCCCCAAAGGAAGAGAGCCTTGCCTCGCAAGCAGCACGAAGAAttgcacaagaagaagaagaaaaactctTTTTACGAAAGGGCCCACTTCTGAAGAAACTAACAGAACTCA CTCTCAAATACGATCTAAAAAACATTAGTGGTGATGTTGAGCATTGTTTATCAATG TGTGTGGAAGAGCGATTGAGAAGATTCGTAAGTACTCTCATAAGAGTTTCTAAACAG AGAATCGACACTGAAAAGACTGGGCATCGACTAGTTATTACTTCAGATGTTGGTCGTCAAATTTTGCTGATGAACCAGGAAGCTAAAGAAGAATGGGATAAAAAACAAGCAGAAGAAGCTgacaagaacaagaaacaaACTGAG GTTGATGGCAGTGGTGTTACAGAattggaaaaggaaaaagaggaaAATCGTGCAAAGAATGTCAAG CCCaataaagaagaagatgataaaatgaGAACAACTGCTGCAAATGTTGCTGCCCGACAAGCAGTTGGAGGTAGTGATATGCTCTCAAAGTGGCAGCTGATGGCTGAACAAGCGAGACAGAAACGAGAAGGCCTTGATGTGGCTGCTGCTTCACAGGCAGGTAGAGGACCAGCGTCAAGGCCATCACCCATGCATGGAAAAGGTCCTGGCGACCACCAGGAAGCTTCAAAGAGGAGCCATTCGACTGCATTTGGAACTG GAGGCATGAAAAGACCTGGCAGGGGTGTTGTCGGTCCGCAACGAACCATCTCCGTCAAGGATGTGATCAGCGTCCTCGAGAGGGAACCTCAGATGACGAAATCGCGGCTCATCTACCGGCTGTACGAGCGGTTGCCTGGATATTCTACCGCAGATTAG
- the LOC133904671 gene encoding transcription initiation factor TFIID subunit 4b-like isoform X3 gives MSKTSDSQLQATEQEESAQESQQAGQQRVNVADQLSKPNLVTEDSKNEQAVKVEQDNYHLKQEQPENQLQQAETNSFQLAEKETGYFGQQNFAGSKLDVVQPSVVQQHVKQISGQQAPSGAQDTRKGPSIPFNMLIPILQAHLDRDKDMQLQTVWAKLRRNEVHKDDFLRVIRNIVGDQMLKQAAHKVFVQMQAQAQRNNQANPSQHSVFSQVSAHQIPSSGSAQLHDQKVHPPGPPNQSQKSQVSSSPQAFASSSGTQAQNSVHYLAHDNPNQNPDAKGTNARPNQPPAMNSAISLQTRNKQQQPTQFQQASQQIYGTSNPGAQAYPRSITGSTPLRSPSPISETQPSMHAHGMAPAKLGPPPTHPMMQHNAVPWQMQQNNELKTNALPPSVNTKQNSGSAGKARLVGTGNSSAKLLGKQGPPNTSTPQASGGAKTNKKSGGQKKSLEAAGSTQPPSSKKQKTSGAFQEQSIDQLNDVTAVSGVNLREEEEQLLSAPKEESLASQAARRIAQEEEEKLFLRKGPLLKKLTELTLKYDLKNISGDVEHCLSMCVEERLRRFVSTLIRVSKQRIDTEKTGHRLVITSDVGRQILLMNQEAKEEWDKKQAEEADKNKKQTEILSSRLMAVVLQNWKRKKRKIVQRMSSPIKKKMIK, from the exons ATGTCAAAAACTTCAGATAGTCAGCTGCAAGCAACAGAGCAGGAAGAAAGTGCCCAGGAAAGTCAACAAGCAGGACAGCAGCGTGTGAATGTAGCAGATCAATTGTCCAAACCAAACTTGGTAACTGAAGATTCAAAAAATGAACAAGCTGTCAAAGTAGAACAAGACAATTACCACCTAAAACAAGAACAGCCAGAAAATCAACTGCAACAGGCCGAAACAAATAGCTTCCagttagctgaaaaagaaacagGATATTTTGGTCAACAGAATTTTGCTGGCTCCAAGTTGGACGTAGTTCAGCCCTCGGTGGTTCAACAGCATGTAAAACAAATTTCTGGTCAGCAAGCGCCATCTGGTGCCCAGGATACAAGGAAAGGGCCATCTATACCATTTAACATGTTAATTCCAATCCTACAGGCACATCTTGACAGAGACAAAGATATGCAGCTTCAAACTGTATGGGCAAAACTTAGG CGTAATGAAGTCCATAAAGATGATTTCCTAAGAGTCATCAGGAATATTGTTGGGGATCAAATGCTCAAGCAGGCAGCCCATAAAGTTTTTGTACAG ATGCAAGCCCAGGCACAAAGAAATAACCAGGCAAATCCAAGTCAGCATTCTGTATTCTCTCAAGTGTCTGCACATCAGATTCCTTCCAGTGGTTCAGCACAGTTACATGATCAAAAAGTTCACCCACCTGGCCCGCCTAACCAGAGTCAGAAAAGTCAGGTGTCATCTTCACCTCAGGCctttgcatcatcatcaggcACTCAAGCGCAAAACAGTGTACACTATCTTGCTCATGATAACCCCAACCAAAACCCTGATGCAAAGGGGACAAATGCTAGGCCAAATCAACCACCTGCAATGAACTCAGCAATTTCATTGCAAACAAGGAACAAGCAGCAACAACCCACACAATTCCAGCAGGCCTCACAGCAAATATATGGAACGAGTAACCCTGGTGCACAGGCTTACCCACGGTCAATCACTGGTTCAACACCTCTTAGATCACCAAGTCCAATATCGGAAACACAGCCATCCATGCATGCTCATGGAATGGCTCCTGCAAAACTTGGCCCCCCTCCCACTCATCCAATGATGCAGCACAATGCAGTTCCATggcaaatgcaacaaaacaatgAATTGAAAACCAATGCTCTCCCTCCAAGTGTGAATACAAAACAAAATTCCGGATCTGCTGGCAAGGCTCGCTTGGTTGGCACAGGAAATTCTTCAGCTAAGTTGCTAGGAAAGCAG GGCCCCCCTAACACATCTACACCACAGGCTAGTGGAGGTGCAAAGACTAACAAGAAATCCGGTGGACAGAAGAAATCGTTGGAAGCAGCAGGCTCTACACAGCCACCTTCCAG CAAAAAGCAGAAGACATCTGGTGCCTTCCAGGAGCAAAGcattgatcaacttaatgatgTCACAGCTGTTAGTGGTGTTAATCTTAGG gaggaggaagaacagCTACTGTCTGCCCCAAAGGAAGAGAGCCTTGCCTCGCAAGCAGCACGAAGAAttgcacaagaagaagaagaaaaactctTTTTACGAAAGGGCCCACTTCTGAAGAAACTAACAGAACTCA CTCTCAAATACGATCTAAAAAACATTAGTGGTGATGTTGAGCATTGTTTATCAATG TGTGTGGAAGAGCGATTGAGAAGATTCGTAAGTACTCTCATAAGAGTTTCTAAACAG AGAATCGACACTGAAAAGACTGGGCATCGACTAGTTATTACTTCAGATGTTGGTCGTCAAATTTTGCTGATGAACCAGGAAGCTAAAGAAGAATGGGATAAAAAACAAGCAGAAGAAGCTgacaagaacaagaaacaaACTGAG ATCCTTTCTTCTAGGTTGATGGCAGTGGTGTTACAGAattggaaaaggaaaaagaggaaAATCGTGCAAAGAATGTCAAG CCCaataaagaagaagatgataaaatga